TTGGCGGAGCGCTGGGAGAGAGCCAGGCGCGGGGTGCGGACGCGCTCGCTCCAGCCGGCGTTGCCGCCGAAGGTCATCGAGCTTTTCACGTAGGACAGGCCGGAGCTCTGCAGCGCGAGGTAGATGGCGCGCGCCTGCAGGAAGGTGGAGCGCTCCTGCGCGGCGGCCGGCTTGCGGCGCTCGTAGCCCGGCAGGCGCTTGCCGGGCATGTAGTCCTTCGCGCGGGCCAGGATCCGCTCGACCTCGGGATCGTGGGGAGTGACCCAGGAGGCGATAAAGGGCGCGTACTTGAAATCGGTGCCCCAGAACATGTCGGTGACGGCGCGGAGGCGCACGGCCTGGGTGCCGGTGAAGAGCTGGCGGCCGGCCATGTCGGTGACGGTGACGAGCGCGGTGGCGGCGGCGATCTCGTGGTTCTGGTAGAAGCGTGGCAGGAAGGTAGGGGCGAAGAGGTAGGTGCGGCGGTCGCCGGCAGGCATCTCGGCGAGCTGGATCTCTTCATCGCTCCAGCCCGGGACTTTGACGGTCAGGCGGTTGCGCAGGGGCGCGTCGGTGGAGTTGGTGATGGTGACGGCGATGGTGCCCCAGCGGCGCTCGTCGGGCCGCTGCAACGACGCGTAGTTCGCGAACGCGGGGAAGACTTCGCCCTCCAGGCCGGCTTCGATGAGATACGTCGGCGTGGTGCGCGGCGCGGGGCGCGGCGCGGTGCGGACATCCGCGGCGGCGGGACCGGCGGCGGGCGCTGCCGCGCTGGCCGCGTGCGCGAACGGCAGCGCCAGCGAGGCCGCAACCGAAGCGGTCACAAGAATCCGCAGATAAGTGGGGGGCACGAGACGAGATTAGCGGGTCCCAGGGAGAGCGCAATCGAGCGTAAGCCTTAAGCCGGAGAGCGTGCGGACTAAGGGCGGCTCACAGAAAAATACGACCGAAACGGTCGTATCCGGTAACCTGCTCACACACAAAGGGTTACCGTTCAGGTGCGGATTTCCTCCGTTCGCTGCATGGGGTTGCTTATTTCCGCTGCCGGCATCTAAAATCATATACGACCAAATTAGTCGGCTTTCCAGGTGGAGGCCGTCTGTGCAGTCATGCTGAAGCTGACGAAAAAAGCGGACTACGGGCTCATCGCGATGAAGCACCTGGCGGAGCACGGCGGTGCGTCGGCGAGCGCGAAGGAGATCGCGGAGGCGTACGGCATCCCGCCGCAGCTGCTGGCGAAGATCCTGCAGCGGCTGGTGAAGGCCAAACTGCTGGCGTCGCAGCACGGGACGAACGGGGGGTACGCGCTGGCGCGGGACTCGCGGACGATCTCGGCGTTCGACGTGATCAAGGCGATCGACGGGCCGCTGTTCATCACGTCGTGCTTCAAGGGCGCGTGCGACCAGACGCCGACGTGCACGGTGCGCGAGCCGCTGCGCAAGGTCAACGAATCGATCGAAGAGGTTCTGAGCAAGCTGACGCTGTGGGACATGAGCGCGAACGACCCGGCCAGCGCGCTGGTGGCGCTCGAGCAGAAGAGTTTCGAGAAAGTTTAGGAGAACAGGACCGATGAGCACCAAAGTGATCACGCAGACCACGACCCCGGAGGGCGTGAAGCTGCCCATCTACATGGACAACCACGCGACCACGCCGCTCGACCCGCGGGTGCTGGAAGCGATGATGCCGTACCTGACGAACCGCTTCGGCAACGCCGCGAGCCGGAACCATCCGTTCGGGTGGGAGGCGGAGCAGGGCGTGGAGACGGCGCGCGAGCAGATCGCGAAGCTGATCGGGGCGACGTCGAAGGAGATCGTGTTCACCTCGGGCGCGACCGAGAGCGACAACCTCGCGATCAAGGGCGTGGCGTACATGTACCGCGAGAAGGGCAACCACATCATCACCGCGGTCACCGAGCACAAGGCGGTGCTCGACACCTGCAAGCGGCTGGAGAAGGAAGGCTTCCGCGTCACGTACCTGCCGGTGCAGCAGGATGGGCGCATCGACCTCGAGGACCTGAAGCGCGCGATCGACGACAAGACCATCCTGGTGTCGATCATGTTCGCGAACAACGAGATCGGGGTGCTCCAGCCGGTGGAAGAGATCGGCAAGCTCTGCCGCGAGCGCGGCGTGTTCTTCCACAGCGACGCGACGCAGGCGGTGGGCAAGGTGCCGGTGGACGTGAACCGGCAGAACATCGACCTCATGTCGATCTCGGCGCACAAGATGTACGGCCCGAAGGGCGTGGGCGCGCTCTACGTGCGGCGCCGCAACCCGCGCGTGCAGCTGACGGCGATCCTGGACGGCGGCGGGCACGAGCGCGGCATGCGCTCCGGCACGCTGAACGTGCCGGGGATCGTGGGCCTGGGCGCGGCGTGCGAGATCGCGATGAAAGACATGCCGCAGGAGAGCTGCAAGATCGCGGGCCTGCGCAACCGGCTGCGCGACAAGATCATGGCGGAGCTCGACGAGGTCTACGTCAACGGCTCGCAGGAGCACCGCCTGCCCGGCAACCTGAACATCAGCTTCGCGTACGTGGAAGGCGAGTCGCTGCTGATGGGGATCAACGACGTGGCAGTCTCGAGCGGGTCGGCGTGCACTTCGGCGACGCTGGAACCCTCGTACGTGCTCAAGGCGCTGGGCGCGGGCGACGACCTGGCGCACAGCTCCATCCGCTTCGGGCTGGGCCGCTTCAACACCGAGGCGGAAGTGGACTACGTCGCCGCCAAGGTGGTGGACGTGGTGAAGAAGCTGCGCGAGCTCTCGCCGCTCTACGAGATGGCCAAGGAAGGCATCGACATCAGCAAGGTGAACTGGCAGGTCCCGACGCACTAAGACGTGAGTCAAAGCGCGAGCGGTGGACATCAAAACGTTTAGGAAAAGGGGACACACGAGATGGCATACAGCGACAAGGTCCTGGACCACTACACGAACCCGCGGAACGTGGGGTCGATGGACAAGAACGCGCCCGAGGTGGGCACGGGCATGGTGGGCGCGCCGGAGTGCGGCGACGTGATGAAGCTGCAGATCAAGGTGAACCCGGCGACCAACGTGATCGAAGACGCGAAGTTCAAGACGTTCGGGTGCGGGTCGGCCATCGCCAGCTCGTCGCTCGCGACCGAGTGGGTGAAGGGCAAGACCATCGACGAGGCGCTCGAGATCAAGAACACCGACATCGTGAAGGAGCTGGCGCTGCCGCCGGTGAAGATCCACTGCTCGGTGCTGGCGGAGGACGCGATCCGCGCCGCCATCGGCGACTGGAAGAAGAAGCAGGGCGCGGAGAGGCCGGTCCAGACGGCGCAGGTGAAGTAGGAGTCGCCGGCGCCGGCCGCGAAAAGTCATGGCAGAGACGAAAGAACTCGTGAGCATCGGCGGTCCGGCGAAGCCGGAGACCACGGAGAGTTCCGCGCCGGGGGCGCCGCAGCCGGTCCACGTGACGGAGAAAGCGCTGAAGCGCATCCGGGCGGCGATGGCGAAGGAAGGCGTGGACGCGAAGCAGGGCGGGCTGCGCCTGGGCGTGCAGGGCGGCGGCTGCTCGGGCCTCTCGTACAACATCCGGTTCGACACGCAGGCGCGCGAGCGGGACAAGGTGTTCGAGTTCGAGGGTGTGCGCGTGTTCGTCGACCCCAAGAGTTTTCTGTACCTCAGCGGCATGACGCTGGATTACGAAGAGACGCTCATGCGACAGGGTTTCGTGTTCAACAATCCGCACGCGCAGAAGTCGTGCGGCTGCGGCTCGTCCTTCTCGTAAATCGCCCCTTGCAGCGGACGGCGCGCGCCGGCGAGTCGCCGGCGGCAACCCCGGAAAAGTGATGGCGACGGAAGCGACCAACCCGAAGAGTCATGGCCTGCGGCACGGCTGCTGGTCGTGCAAGAATCAGGTCGAGGCGCACTTCTGCGAATCGTGCGGCAAGGTGCAGCCCGCCGAGCCGGTGGACTACTTCCGCTTCTTCGGCCTCTCACGCAAGCTCGACCTGAACGTCAAGGAACTGGAGCGCGACTTCTACAAGCTGAGCCGGCAGCTGCATCCCGACAAGTACGCCAGCGTCAGCGACCAGGAGCGGCAGTGGAGCCTGGAGAAGAGCGCGCGGCTCAACGACGCCTACCGGACTTTGCGCGATCCCATCGAGCGGACGAAGTACCTGCTCGAGCTCGAGGGCATGAAGCTGGAGGAGCAGTCGAGCGCGGCGACGCAGGAAGCGAAGGCGGCGGGCACGGAGAAGAAGCAGGTGGTGCCGCCGGAGCTGCTGGAAGAGGTCTTCGAGCTGAACATGCAGCTCGAGGAAGTGCGGATGGCGAAGAAGAGCGGCGCCGGCAACGTGCAGCTGGCGCTGGAACTTCGCGAGCACAAGGAGAAATTCGACGCGATGCTGGGCGAACTGGAGCGCGAGCTAGCCGGGTACTGGCGGGAATGGGACGCCGCCGACCGGGAAGACAAGGCGAAGCGCGACGAGGTGAAGCAGAAGATGGTGGACTTGCTGAACCGGCGGAGCTACATCCGGAACCTAGTCAGAGATGTGAACGAAGCGTTGGAGGACTGATTGCCAATTGCCAATTGCCGATTGCCAATCTGGACCAATCGGCAATTGGAAATCGGCAATCGGCAATAACGAATGGCAGAAGAACGCATTGTCGGAATAGATCTCGGCACGACCAACAGCCTGGTCGCCTACATGGAAGGCGACCGGCCGGTGGTGATCCCGGGCGAGGACGGGCAGAACCTGGTGCCGTCGGTGGTGGCGCTCGACGAGCGCGGCGAGATCGTGGTGGGCAACCGCGCGCGGCGCTACCTGATCGAGACGCCGGAGCGGGCGATCTACTCGGTGAAGCGGCTGATGGGGCGCGGCATCGACGACGTGCGCGACGAACTGAAGCTCTTCCCGTTCCGGCTGGCGGACGACCTGAAGACCGGCGAGGTGCTGCGCATCAAGCTGGGCGACAAGGAATTCACGCCGCCGGAGATCTCCGCATTCATCCTGCGGCAGCTCAAGCGCAACGCGGAACGCTACTTCGGCGCGCCGGTGACGAAAGCGGTCATCACCGTGCCGGCGTATTTCAACGACGCACAGCGCCAGGCGACCAAGGACGCCGGCCGCATCGCGGGGCTCGAGGTGCTGCGGCTGGTGAACGAGCCGACGGCGGCGTCGCTCGCCTACGGGCTCGACAAGAAGAAGGAAGGCACGATCGCGGTCTACGACCTGGGGGGCGGGACGTTCGACATCTCGCTCTTGCGGCTGCACGAGGGCATCTTCGAAGTGGTCGCGACCAACGGCGACACACACCTGGGCGGCGACGACATCGACAACCTGCTCATCGCCATCGCGGTCGACGACATCTCGGGCGACCTGCGCGTGGATGTGCGACGCAACGCGGAGGCCATCGCGGCGATCCGCAAGGCGGTCATCGAAGCCAAGATCACGCTCAGCTCGCAGGCGAAGGCGCTGATCGACGTCACGCTTCCGGCGGGCGAGTCGCCCGCCACACGATATTCGCGCGAGATCCTGCGCGGGCAGTTCGAGGACCTGATCGCGCCCATCGTCGAGCGGACGATCGGGCCGTCGAAGCAGGCGCTGAAGGACGCGAACCTCCAGCCGGGACAGATCGACGAGGCGGTGCTGGTGGGCGGATCGACGCGCATCCCGCGGGTGCGCGAGCTGGTGAAGAAGCTGTTCGGGCGCGAGCCGCACAGCGAGCTGAATCCGGACGAAGTGGTCGCGCTGGGCGCGGCGGTGCAGGCGAACATCCTGGCGGGCGGGTCGGCGACGACGAAGGACATGCTGCTGCTCGACGTGACGCCGTTGTCGCTGGGCATCGAGGCGCTGGGCGGCGTGGTGGCGAAGATCATCCATCGCAACTCGACCATCCCGGCGTCGGCGGTGGAGCACTTCACGACCGGAGTGGAAGGGCAGACGAACGTCGCCATCCACGTGCTGCAGGGCGAGCGCGAGCTGGCCAAGGACAACCGGTCGCTGGCGCGGTTCGACCTGAAGGGCATCCCGCCGATGGCGGCGGGGCTGCCGCGCATCGAGGTGAAGTTCCTGATCGACGCGAACGGCATCCTGCACGTCTCGGCGCGCGAGCAGCGTAGCGGCAAGGAAGCCGAGATCGAGGTGAAGCCGACCTACGGGCTGACCGACGAGCAGGTCGAGACCATGATCCTCGACTCGTTCGACAACGCCGAGGAAGATTTCCGGCAGCGCCAGGTGATCGAGGCGCGCGTGGAGGCCGACAACATCCTCCACGCGCTCGAAAAAGGGAAGCAGAGCGCGGGGTGGGGCAAGATCACCAGCGACGACAAGAAGAAGATCGCGAAGCTGGAAGCCGCGCTGCGCGAAGTGCAGAAGGGTTCGGACTACCGCGCCATTCGCGACGGCATCGAGGCGCTGAACGTGGCGACCACGCCGCTGGCCGAGCTGATGATGGATACGGCGCTGGAGTCGGCGCTCAAGGGCAAAGAGATGGACAAGACGGAGCTGGGCGAGGGGCCGAGCGCGCCGCATCCGTTCGCGCCGGCGGAGATCACCGAAGCGGGAAAGAAGGGATAGATGGCGGTCGGGAAGAACCCATACATCGAAGAGCCGAAGATCACGCCGGCGACGAAGAAGTACAAGGTCACCTTCATCACCGGAGAGAAGAAGCGCGAGATCGAAGTGGACCCGGCGAAGGTGCCGTACGGCGACCACGGGCTGCCGGGGTCGATCCTCGACATCTCCGAGGGCCACGGCATCGGGCTCGACCACGCCTGCGGCGGCGTGTGCGCGTGCTCCACCTGCCACGTGATCTTTCGCGAAGGCCTCGACACCTGCAACGAAGCCACCGACGCCGAGCTCGACGAACTCGACATGGCGCCCGGCATCACGCCGAAGTCGCGGCTTGGCTGCCAGACGGTGCCGAACGGCGAGAAGGACGTGGTGGTCGAGATCCCCGACTGGAACAAGAACTGGGCCAAGGAGCACGAGTGAACCATTGTCGACTTGTTGACTGGTTCACTGGTTGATTGAAAACCGAAGCTGGCGGTGCGAAACAGAATGGGTCAATGAACCAGTGAACCAGTCAACAATCAGGAGAATGCAGAATGGCGACTGAACTTGCCTGGGAAGACGCGGAAGACATCGGCATTCTCTTGCACGAGAAGTTCCCCACCCTCGACCCGCTGACGGTGCGCTTCACCGACCTGCACCGCTACGTCACGGAGCTGCCCGGGTTCACCGCGGACCCGAAGATGAGCAACGAGGGGAAGCTCGAAGCCATCCAGATGGCGTGGTACGAGGAGTGGCAGGACAGCCAGTAACCCGGGATTCTACTTACCTTCAGGTACTCTGCTTCTCCCCGCGCCATTTTCTGACAACCTCCGGCCGCGCCTAACCCTTCTCACTTAGTACTTCTGTTCCCTGACGCTGCTTCGGAGACGGAGGTCTCTACTATGCTTTGGACGATCACTATCATCCTCTTCCTGCTGTGGCTTTTCGGCATGATCGGGAGCTACACGCTGGGTGGCTGGCTGCATATCCTGCTGGTCCTGGCGATCATCGCGCTGGTCTTCAACCTGGTCAGCGGACGCAGAGTAGTGGACTAGGGGACAGCAATTAGCTATTAGCGATTAGCCACTGCAAGGCAAAGGGCCTGGCGTACGCCAGGCCCTTTTGTTTTCGCTAATCGCTAACCGCTAATCGCTGCCCCTCACACCGCCACGGGCTGGGGCTTCTCGGGCGCGGGGGCCTCGATATTGGCCTCGCGCAGGAACTTGGCAGCTTCCTCGGGCGGGGTGGGGTTGATGTAGAACCCGGTGCCCCACTCGAAGCCGGCCATCTTGGTGAGCTTGGGCATGACCTCGATGTGCCAGTGGTAGTAGTCGTTGTTCGGATCCTGCACGGGCGAGCTGTGCAGCACCAGGTTGTAGGCGGGCGAATCGAGCACGCGGTCCTGGCGGACGAGCAGGTTCTTGAGGGCCTTGGCCAGGTTCTCGTAGAGGTGCGAGGTGGAGTTCTCGAACGCCGACTCGTGCCGCTTGGGCATGATCCAGGTCTCGAACGGGAAGCGCGGGGCGTAAGGCGCGAGCGTGATGAAGTCCTCGTTCTCGCCCACGATGCGCACGCCCGATTCCGACTCCTGCCGGATGATGTCGCAGAAGATGCAGCGCTCCTTGAAGGTGTAGTACTGCTTGGCGCCCTCGAGCTCCTCGACCACCTGGCGCGGCAGGATGGGGAGGGCGATGAGCTGGCAGTGGGTGTGCTCGAGCGAGGCGCCCGCGGCCTCGCCGTGGTTCTTGAAGATGAGGATGTACTTGAAGCGCTTGTCCTGCTTG
Above is a window of Terriglobales bacterium DNA encoding:
- a CDS encoding Rrf2 family transcriptional regulator, with amino-acid sequence MLKLTKKADYGLIAMKHLAEHGGASASAKEIAEAYGIPPQLLAKILQRLVKAKLLASQHGTNGGYALARDSRTISAFDVIKAIDGPLFITSCFKGACDQTPTCTVREPLRKVNESIEEVLSKLTLWDMSANDPASALVALEQKSFEKV
- a CDS encoding iron-sulfur cluster assembly accessory protein, giving the protein MAETKELVSIGGPAKPETTESSAPGAPQPVHVTEKALKRIRAAMAKEGVDAKQGGLRLGVQGGGCSGLSYNIRFDTQARERDKVFEFEGVRVFVDPKSFLYLSGMTLDYEETLMRQGFVFNNPHAQKSCGCGSSFS
- a CDS encoding 2Fe-2S iron-sulfur cluster-binding protein gives rise to the protein MAVGKNPYIEEPKITPATKKYKVTFITGEKKREIEVDPAKVPYGDHGLPGSILDISEGHGIGLDHACGGVCACSTCHVIFREGLDTCNEATDAELDELDMAPGITPKSRLGCQTVPNGEKDVVVEIPDWNKNWAKEHE
- the galT gene encoding galactose-1-phosphate uridylyltransferase, producing MPELRKDPVIGRWVIISTDRAKRPTDFAREQTKMKGGFCPFCYGNESKTPPEIMAYRPKQNGAPDPIRDTPGWNLRVVPNKFPALMIEGGLNRQAEGMFDKMNGVGAHEVIVETPEHNSTLAMLTEKRIEDVLWAWRDRILDLKQDKRFKYILIFKNHGEAAGASLEHTHCQLIALPILPRQVVEELEGAKQYYTFKERCIFCDIIRQESESGVRIVGENEDFITLAPYAPRFPFETWIMPKRHESAFENSTSHLYENLAKALKNLLVRQDRVLDSPAYNLVLHSSPVQDPNNDYYHWHIEVMPKLTKMAGFEWGTGFYINPTPPEEAAKFLREANIEAPAPEKPQPVAV
- the iscX gene encoding Fe-S cluster assembly protein IscX — its product is MATELAWEDAEDIGILLHEKFPTLDPLTVRFTDLHRYVTELPGFTADPKMSNEGKLEAIQMAWYEEWQDSQ
- a CDS encoding IscS subfamily cysteine desulfurase is translated as MSTKVITQTTTPEGVKLPIYMDNHATTPLDPRVLEAMMPYLTNRFGNAASRNHPFGWEAEQGVETAREQIAKLIGATSKEIVFTSGATESDNLAIKGVAYMYREKGNHIITAVTEHKAVLDTCKRLEKEGFRVTYLPVQQDGRIDLEDLKRAIDDKTILVSIMFANNEIGVLQPVEEIGKLCRERGVFFHSDATQAVGKVPVDVNRQNIDLMSISAHKMYGPKGVGALYVRRRNPRVQLTAILDGGGHERGMRSGTLNVPGIVGLGAACEIAMKDMPQESCKIAGLRNRLRDKIMAELDEVYVNGSQEHRLPGNLNISFAYVEGESLLMGINDVAVSSGSACTSATLEPSYVLKALGAGDDLAHSSIRFGLGRFNTEAEVDYVAAKVVDVVKKLRELSPLYEMAKEGIDISKVNWQVPTH
- the hscB gene encoding Fe-S protein assembly co-chaperone HscB; translation: MATEATNPKSHGLRHGCWSCKNQVEAHFCESCGKVQPAEPVDYFRFFGLSRKLDLNVKELERDFYKLSRQLHPDKYASVSDQERQWSLEKSARLNDAYRTLRDPIERTKYLLELEGMKLEEQSSAATQEAKAAGTEKKQVVPPELLEEVFELNMQLEEVRMAKKSGAGNVQLALELREHKEKFDAMLGELERELAGYWREWDAADREDKAKRDEVKQKMVDLLNRRSYIRNLVRDVNEALED
- the hscA gene encoding Fe-S protein assembly chaperone HscA, which translates into the protein MAEERIVGIDLGTTNSLVAYMEGDRPVVIPGEDGQNLVPSVVALDERGEIVVGNRARRYLIETPERAIYSVKRLMGRGIDDVRDELKLFPFRLADDLKTGEVLRIKLGDKEFTPPEISAFILRQLKRNAERYFGAPVTKAVITVPAYFNDAQRQATKDAGRIAGLEVLRLVNEPTAASLAYGLDKKKEGTIAVYDLGGGTFDISLLRLHEGIFEVVATNGDTHLGGDDIDNLLIAIAVDDISGDLRVDVRRNAEAIAAIRKAVIEAKITLSSQAKALIDVTLPAGESPATRYSREILRGQFEDLIAPIVERTIGPSKQALKDANLQPGQIDEAVLVGGSTRIPRVRELVKKLFGREPHSELNPDEVVALGAAVQANILAGGSATTKDMLLLDVTPLSLGIEALGGVVAKIIHRNSTIPASAVEHFTTGVEGQTNVAIHVLQGERELAKDNRSLARFDLKGIPPMAAGLPRIEVKFLIDANGILHVSAREQRSGKEAEIEVKPTYGLTDEQVETMILDSFDNAEEDFRQRQVIEARVEADNILHALEKGKQSAGWGKITSDDKKKIAKLEAALREVQKGSDYRAIRDGIEALNVATTPLAELMMDTALESALKGKEMDKTELGEGPSAPHPFAPAEITEAGKKG
- the iscU gene encoding Fe-S cluster assembly scaffold IscU, with protein sequence MAYSDKVLDHYTNPRNVGSMDKNAPEVGTGMVGAPECGDVMKLQIKVNPATNVIEDAKFKTFGCGSAIASSSLATEWVKGKTIDEALEIKNTDIVKELALPPVKIHCSVLAEDAIRAAIGDWKKKQGAERPVQTAQVK
- a CDS encoding lmo0937 family membrane protein — its product is MLWTITIILFLLWLFGMIGSYTLGGWLHILLVLAIIALVFNLVSGRRVVD